A region from the Cupriavidus sp. D39 genome encodes:
- a CDS encoding MFS transporter has translation MTAANLDAVGSQTASAPSALIQEQDGRLPLRTKIGFGIGDFAFNLYWQATTMYLLYYYTDVVGLSPATAGWIFGGAMLWDALCDPVAGYIANRTRTRWGRYRPYLLFGCVPLAASFVAMFFPTGAMGTGLLAFVMGTHMLFRTTYTVLSMPYNALMATLTNDSRERGSLAAYRMVCASTAGLVVALSTLKLVHIFGPADEKQGFLVVMTLYAVVSLPVFLLTFFSTRERVQPDAHAPSVRDALAVVLRNRAFLLVCGMGVALSAAGTFLSKTLPYVLKYALHREDLIGLALGVVALQVFIAIPFWAWVMRRTSKRLVALTGGCLGIGTYALLGGLGTPSVSVFLLLLGVIGFASAATLLAMWAMIPDTVEYGEWRTGIRGEGTIFGVIAFAQKGALAIAVGGVGHSLGAVGFIANQAQAQAAIDGMWAMLWQGPMVLLAIGVLFAFFYPISPGAHRGILSDLRQRRTASGTSI, from the coding sequence ATGACAGCAGCAAATCTGGACGCCGTCGGGTCGCAAACGGCGTCAGCGCCTTCGGCGCTCATTCAGGAACAGGATGGAAGGCTTCCGCTGCGGACCAAAATCGGCTTCGGCATCGGTGATTTCGCCTTCAACCTGTACTGGCAGGCGACCACGATGTATCTCCTGTACTACTACACCGACGTCGTCGGGCTCTCTCCCGCCACCGCCGGCTGGATATTCGGAGGGGCCATGTTGTGGGATGCCCTCTGCGACCCGGTGGCTGGCTACATCGCCAACCGCACGCGCACCCGCTGGGGCCGCTATCGGCCTTACCTGCTGTTCGGCTGCGTGCCACTTGCCGCCAGCTTTGTCGCGATGTTTTTTCCCACCGGGGCAATGGGAACCGGCCTGCTGGCCTTCGTAATGGGGACGCACATGCTGTTCAGGACCACCTATACCGTGCTGTCGATGCCCTATAACGCGCTGATGGCAACCCTGACGAACGACAGTCGGGAGCGGGGAAGTCTTGCAGCCTACCGGATGGTCTGCGCAAGCACCGCCGGCCTCGTCGTGGCGCTGTCCACACTGAAGTTGGTGCACATCTTCGGCCCGGCGGACGAGAAGCAGGGCTTCCTGGTGGTGATGACCCTCTATGCCGTGGTGTCGCTTCCGGTGTTCCTTCTCACGTTCTTTTCCACCCGGGAACGGGTCCAGCCCGATGCGCATGCTCCTTCGGTGCGGGACGCGCTGGCCGTCGTGCTGCGCAATCGTGCCTTCCTGCTGGTTTGCGGCATGGGGGTGGCGCTGTCTGCCGCGGGCACGTTCCTGTCCAAGACACTTCCCTATGTGCTGAAGTACGCATTGCACAGGGAGGATCTGATCGGGTTAGCGCTCGGGGTCGTCGCGCTCCAGGTGTTCATCGCGATCCCGTTTTGGGCATGGGTCATGCGGCGCACCTCGAAGCGGCTGGTCGCTCTGACCGGCGGCTGCCTGGGCATCGGCACCTATGCCCTCCTGGGCGGGCTGGGCACGCCGAGCGTCAGCGTCTTCCTGCTCCTGCTCGGCGTGATCGGCTTCGCCAGCGCCGCGACTTTGCTCGCGATGTGGGCCATGATTCCCGATACCGTGGAGTACGGCGAATGGCGCACCGGCATCCGTGGCGAAGGAACGATCTTCGGCGTGATTGCCTTCGCGCAGAAAGGAGCGCTAGCCATCGCGGTCGGCGGTGTCGGCCACTCGCTCGGCGCGGTCGGGTTCATTGCGAACCAAGCTCAGGCGCAAGCGGCGATCGATGGGATGTGGGCGATGCTGTGGCAGGGGCCCATGGTGCTGCTAGCCATCGGCGTACTGTTCGCCTTCTTCTACCCGATCTCGCCCGGCGCACACCGCGGAATCCTGAGTGATCTGCGCCAACGCCGGACGGCCTCCGGCACATCCATCTGA
- a CDS encoding amidohydrolase family protein translates to MNERRLLMTGGWILSMDPRIGDLREGDILIEGDRIAAVAPHIEVSDAERLDARGMIVLPGFVDTHRHTWQSCVRHRYADIDPQIYFAEMLGAKGAAFRPEDVYIGTMLGAVSALDSGITTMLDWSHVQNSPDHADAAVFGLRDTNIRGVFAHGWPLVDGSSWMFDSRRSHPEDIRRLRERFFSSDDQLLTLAMAGRGPEMACRDVWLADLRLARELGIRSSIHMGAYARNAPVKAIAQMHDAGVLGDDLTFVHCCFSSPEEIAMMADAGVSASLGVHCELNAQGIGDIPFDRLLAAGIRPSLSGDTETKCSGDMFTQMRHAFAYYRSWMGGNHSRVANAPATLSMRDVLEFATVAGARANGLDHKIGSLTPGKQADILMIRGDDLNLTPVSDAVGAVVLAAHPGNVDTVFVAGRAVKRHGRMTDIDLDALRLRALASQHYILGLQ, encoded by the coding sequence ATGAACGAGAGACGTCTATTGATGACGGGCGGCTGGATCCTCAGCATGGACCCGCGCATCGGAGACCTTCGCGAGGGCGACATCCTCATCGAAGGGGATCGCATTGCCGCCGTGGCACCGCACATCGAGGTCTCTGATGCGGAGCGCCTCGACGCCCGGGGCATGATCGTGCTCCCCGGCTTTGTCGATACACATCGGCACACCTGGCAGAGTTGCGTCAGGCACCGCTATGCGGACATTGATCCGCAGATCTACTTTGCCGAAATGCTGGGGGCCAAGGGCGCTGCCTTCCGGCCGGAGGACGTCTACATCGGCACGATGCTCGGTGCCGTCTCCGCCCTGGACAGTGGTATCACCACCATGCTGGACTGGTCGCATGTGCAGAACAGTCCGGACCATGCCGACGCCGCTGTCTTTGGCCTGCGCGACACGAACATCCGCGGCGTGTTCGCGCACGGCTGGCCGCTTGTCGACGGGTCCTCGTGGATGTTCGACAGCCGTCGCAGCCATCCTGAAGATATCCGGCGCCTGCGCGAGCGCTTCTTCTCCTCGGATGACCAGCTGCTGACGCTTGCCATGGCGGGACGTGGTCCCGAGATGGCGTGCCGCGACGTCTGGCTTGCCGACCTGCGCCTGGCGCGCGAACTCGGGATCCGTTCGTCGATTCACATGGGTGCCTATGCCCGCAATGCTCCCGTGAAGGCGATCGCGCAGATGCACGACGCGGGCGTTCTGGGTGATGACCTGACATTCGTGCACTGTTGCTTTTCCAGCCCGGAGGAAATCGCGATGATGGCGGACGCCGGCGTCAGTGCGTCCCTCGGCGTGCATTGCGAGCTGAACGCGCAGGGGATCGGCGACATCCCGTTCGATCGCCTGCTTGCCGCCGGCATCCGGCCCAGCCTGAGCGGGGACACCGAGACGAAATGCTCGGGCGACATGTTCACCCAGATGCGCCACGCCTTCGCCTACTACCGTTCATGGATGGGCGGCAATCACTCGCGAGTGGCGAATGCGCCGGCGACCCTTTCGATGCGGGATGTGCTCGAGTTCGCCACGGTGGCGGGCGCCAGGGCGAATGGTCTCGACCACAAGATTGGCTCGCTGACGCCAGGAAAGCAGGCCGACATCCTCATGATCCGCGGCGACGACCTGAACCTTACGCCCGTGTCCGACGCAGTGGGCGCGGTTGTGCTGGCTGCCCATCCGGGCAACGTGGACACGGTGTTCGTCGCGGGGCGCGCGGTCAAGCGCCATGGCCGCATGACTGATATCGACCTGGATGCGCTGCGTCTGCGCGCGCTTGCCTCCCAACACTACATTCTTGGTCTCCAATGA
- a CDS encoding formylglycine-generating enzyme family protein produces MKNAREHSGLRTAGIAGVARTPESAKRPLRRASLWIAAIIVTPVAIGVVAIGCVRADGHSAVPSAHRIIVGDGVKGPQDMAWIPGGSFLMGSDHQLAQPNERPAHKVRVHGFWMDRHHVTNAEFRAFVAATGYVTTAEQKPDWETIKVQVPLGTPRPPDSALVPGAMVFVGTDRPVPLQDYSRWWRFVAGADWRHPQGPGSSIDGKDDHPVVQVSYADAQAYAKWVGKRLPTEAEWELAARGGLEQATYAWGDQFAPGGRQMANVWQGQQARPFPVVSPKAGGALGTSPAGTFPANGYGLYDMTGNAWQWVTDWYRADQFRRVAGSGREDTDPQGPADSWDPSEPGVPERAPRRVIRGGSFLCNQDYCLSYRPSARRGADPYTGMSHLGFRLVMDVDRWQAQQKRKPSADAPADGGSKAGLVGRMDRKG; encoded by the coding sequence ATGAAGAATGCCAGAGAGCATAGCGGATTGCGTACCGCAGGGATCGCGGGTGTAGCACGCACTCCGGAAAGCGCGAAGCGGCCGTTGCGTCGCGCTTCACTCTGGATCGCGGCGATCATCGTCACGCCGGTGGCAATCGGCGTTGTCGCGATCGGTTGCGTGAGAGCGGATGGTCATTCCGCCGTGCCTTCGGCGCATCGGATCATCGTCGGTGATGGCGTCAAAGGCCCGCAGGACATGGCCTGGATTCCTGGTGGCTCCTTCCTGATGGGCAGCGACCACCAACTCGCACAGCCCAATGAGCGTCCGGCGCACAAGGTGCGCGTGCACGGATTCTGGATGGACCGGCACCACGTGACCAATGCCGAGTTCCGCGCCTTCGTGGCGGCCACCGGCTATGTCACTACCGCGGAACAGAAGCCGGATTGGGAAACGATTAAGGTGCAAGTGCCGCTGGGTACGCCGCGCCCGCCCGACAGCGCACTGGTGCCGGGCGCCATGGTCTTCGTCGGCACCGACCGGCCGGTGCCCTTGCAGGATTACTCACGCTGGTGGCGCTTTGTCGCCGGCGCGGACTGGCGCCATCCGCAGGGCCCGGGCAGTTCCATCGACGGCAAGGATGACCATCCCGTCGTGCAGGTGTCCTATGCGGACGCACAGGCCTATGCCAAGTGGGTTGGCAAGCGATTACCGACCGAGGCCGAATGGGAGCTCGCCGCGCGCGGCGGCCTGGAGCAGGCCACGTATGCCTGGGGCGACCAGTTCGCGCCTGGCGGCAGGCAGATGGCCAACGTCTGGCAGGGGCAGCAGGCGCGGCCGTTCCCGGTGGTCAGCCCCAAGGCGGGAGGCGCGCTGGGCACGAGCCCGGCCGGCACCTTCCCCGCCAACGGCTACGGGCTGTACGACATGACCGGAAATGCCTGGCAATGGGTGACCGACTGGTACCGTGCCGACCAGTTCCGGCGTGTCGCGGGCAGTGGCCGCGAAGACACCGACCCGCAAGGGCCGGCCGACAGCTGGGATCCCTCGGAGCCCGGTGTGCCCGAGCGTGCGCCCAGACGCGTGATCCGGGGCGGCTCCTTCCTCTGCAACCAAGACTATTGCCTGAGTTACCGCCCGAGCGCGAGGCGCGGGGCGGATCCCTACACCGGCATGTCGCACCTGGGCTTCCGCCTGGTGATGGACGTGGATAGGTGGCAGGCGCAGCAGAAGCGCAAGCCGTCGGCCGATGCACCGGCCGACGGCGGCAGTAAAGCGGGCCTTGTGGGCAGAATGGATCGGAAGGGATAG
- a CDS encoding class II aldolase/adducin family protein, with the protein MTSTPCASIQECISPEEWQLRVDLAACYRLVARHGWSDLVFTHISARVPGQEDHFLINPYGLMFEEITASNLLKIDARCNKVLESPYPVNPAGFVIHSAVHEAREDARCVLHTHTRCGVAVSAQKAGLLPLSQQSTFILGSLGYHDYEGVAMHEAEKPRLQTDLGPANHLILRNHGLLTVGGTVADAFMSMYVLESACQIQIAAQTGGELTYVSADIVRDVSNAIRVQTGGLGSAFVWPALLRMLDRSDAGYRS; encoded by the coding sequence ATGACATCTACCCCTTGCGCAAGCATTCAGGAGTGCATTAGTCCCGAGGAATGGCAGTTGCGCGTCGACCTCGCCGCTTGCTATCGGCTGGTTGCGCGGCACGGCTGGTCCGACCTGGTCTTCACCCACATCAGCGCACGCGTGCCTGGGCAGGAAGACCACTTCCTGATCAATCCCTATGGGCTGATGTTCGAGGAGATCACGGCTTCGAATCTGCTGAAGATCGACGCCCGTTGCAACAAGGTCCTCGAATCGCCCTACCCGGTCAACCCGGCGGGCTTTGTCATTCATAGCGCCGTGCATGAGGCGCGCGAGGATGCCCGATGCGTGCTGCACACCCACACGCGCTGCGGCGTGGCCGTGAGCGCGCAGAAGGCCGGCCTGCTGCCGCTCAGCCAGCAGTCCACCTTCATCCTCGGTTCGCTTGGCTACCACGACTACGAAGGCGTCGCCATGCACGAGGCCGAGAAGCCGCGCCTGCAGACGGACTTGGGTCCCGCCAACCACCTGATTCTGCGTAACCACGGACTGCTGACGGTCGGCGGGACGGTGGCCGACGCATTCATGAGTATGTACGTCCTGGAATCCGCATGCCAGATTCAGATCGCTGCGCAGACAGGCGGGGAACTGACATATGTATCCGCAGATATTGTCAGGGACGTATCGAATGCGATCCGAGTCCAGACCGGCGGGCTCGGTTCCGCCTTTGTCTGGCCTGCGCTCCTTCGCATGCTGGATCGGAGCGACGCGGGATATCGAAGCTAG
- a CDS encoding beta-glucosidase family protein — protein MPDRLHSTMDSLPPVLSADSRAATHEDPDQRARDTEARMTDDERFSMLYSLMVRVFGRSTREPRVPPELPVIAGYTRGVPRLDIPALRLADASLGLRHTGGPDDVATAFPAGLAFGASFNPELVRVVGSLIGKEARARDFNVALGGGINLVRDVRNGRNFEYISEDPLLSGLMGAAMVCGTQEQGVIAVLKHVSLNATETNKFFLDAIIDPAAHRESDLLAFQIAIEKSEPGALMGAYNLINGVYACGNRTILQETVKDAMGFKGWVMSDWLAVYGWEFALHGLDQHSGAQLDAQEWFTGPLRQAYAKGKVPKARISEMVRRMLRSYYAVGIDRHSPAAPVDFTAHHAVALEAARQGIVLLKNEAQALPLAPGKQRIAVIGGYAQTGVLSGDGSSQVMPPGGYAAQVPSSSHPLLGPTTLRLFGPSPLSELRKRLPNTLVEFDSGAHIAGALALAQRADVVIVHAIRHEGERFDSPDMTLPFGQDALIDALASAHPNVIVVLQTGNPVAMPWHGKVRAIVQAWFPGQAGAQAIAEMLAGEVNPSGRLPVTFPASLEQTPHPALPGAEVELGTPIQVRYHEGAEVGYRWFAKTDQRPLFSFGHGLSYTSFAYADLQVSVDETVTASFTVTNTGTRTGADVPQVYLTEAAGECRTRLLGFQRVSLRPGESCRVSVRADPRLLARFQAAQACWRIDPGRYRLALGHSAGELVLHADASLKGQDFGR, from the coding sequence ATGCCTGACCGTCTCCACTCCACCATGGATTCCCTACCGCCTGTCCTGTCAGCAGATTCGCGCGCCGCCACGCATGAGGATCCCGACCAGCGCGCCCGCGACACCGAAGCGCGCATGACGGATGATGAGCGGTTCTCAATGCTATATAGCCTGATGGTGCGAGTATTCGGCAGGTCCACGCGCGAGCCACGCGTGCCGCCCGAGCTACCTGTCATCGCTGGCTATACGCGCGGCGTGCCGCGTCTCGACATCCCGGCGCTGAGGCTGGCGGACGCCAGCCTCGGGCTGCGCCACACGGGCGGCCCGGATGACGTTGCCACCGCCTTTCCAGCCGGCCTCGCATTTGGCGCGAGCTTCAATCCGGAGCTGGTCCGAGTGGTCGGCAGTCTCATCGGCAAGGAAGCACGTGCGCGCGATTTCAACGTCGCGCTGGGCGGCGGCATCAATCTGGTGCGCGACGTGCGCAATGGCAGGAACTTCGAGTACATCTCCGAGGACCCCCTGCTTTCCGGCCTGATGGGAGCAGCGATGGTCTGCGGTACGCAGGAGCAGGGTGTGATCGCCGTGCTCAAGCATGTCTCGCTCAATGCCACCGAAACGAACAAGTTCTTCCTGGACGCCATCATTGATCCTGCCGCGCATCGGGAGAGCGATCTACTGGCCTTTCAGATCGCCATCGAAAAGAGCGAGCCCGGCGCGCTGATGGGGGCCTACAACCTCATCAATGGCGTGTACGCCTGCGGCAACCGCACCATCCTGCAGGAGACGGTAAAGGACGCGATGGGCTTCAAGGGCTGGGTAATGTCAGACTGGCTGGCTGTCTACGGCTGGGAATTCGCCTTGCATGGTCTCGATCAGCACTCGGGCGCGCAGCTGGACGCGCAGGAGTGGTTCACCGGGCCGCTCCGGCAAGCCTATGCGAAAGGCAAGGTGCCAAAGGCGCGCATCAGCGAGATGGTACGGCGCATGCTTCGCTCCTACTATGCGGTCGGCATCGACCGGCACTCTCCTGCCGCGCCGGTCGACTTCACCGCGCACCACGCCGTGGCCCTGGAAGCGGCCCGTCAAGGCATCGTGCTCCTGAAAAACGAGGCGCAGGCGCTGCCGCTGGCGCCGGGCAAACAGCGCATCGCCGTTATCGGAGGTTATGCGCAGACCGGCGTGCTATCCGGCGACGGCTCGAGCCAGGTCATGCCGCCGGGCGGGTACGCCGCACAAGTGCCATCGAGCAGCCATCCCTTGCTGGGACCCACCACCCTGCGCTTGTTCGGGCCCTCACCATTGTCGGAACTGCGCAAGCGATTGCCGAATACGCTGGTCGAGTTCGACAGCGGGGCCCATATCGCCGGCGCGCTCGCTTTGGCGCAGCGAGCCGACGTGGTGATCGTGCATGCCATCCGCCACGAGGGGGAGCGCTTCGACAGCCCGGACATGACGCTGCCATTCGGCCAGGATGCATTGATTGATGCCCTTGCCAGCGCTCACCCCAACGTTATCGTGGTTCTGCAGACCGGCAATCCCGTGGCGATGCCCTGGCACGGCAAGGTACGCGCCATCGTGCAGGCCTGGTTTCCCGGCCAGGCTGGGGCGCAGGCCATTGCCGAAATGCTGGCGGGTGAAGTCAATCCGTCCGGCCGCCTGCCTGTCACGTTCCCCGCCAGCCTCGAGCAGACACCGCATCCGGCATTGCCCGGGGCCGAAGTCGAACTGGGCACCCCCATCCAGGTCCGCTACCACGAAGGCGCCGAAGTCGGCTACCGCTGGTTCGCCAAGACGGACCAGCGACCTCTCTTCAGCTTCGGCCATGGCCTGAGCTACACCAGCTTCGCCTACGCTGACCTACAGGTTAGCGTGGACGAGACCGTCACCGCGAGCTTCACCGTGACCAATACGGGGACGCGCACGGGCGCCGATGTCCCGCAGGTGTACCTGACCGAAGCGGCCGGCGAATGTCGCACGCGCCTGCTCGGATTCCAGCGTGTCAGCCTCCGGCCCGGCGAGTCGTGCCGCGTCAGCGTGCGCGCCGATCCGCGCCTGCTCGCGCGCTTTCAGGCTGCGCAGGCGTGCTGGCGCATCGACCCCGGCCGGTACCGCCTGGCACTCGGGCATTCCGCAGGGGAGCTTGTCTTGCACGCGGATGCCAGTCTGAAAGGCCAAGACTTCGGACGCTGA
- a CDS encoding porin — protein sequence MKGKIYFASGAALTLAIGSTGMAYAQSSVTIYGVIDVPVEYVNHQAQIAPVINPVTGAVTRQPGGNKFSLETAGGMSGSRWGIRGVEDLGTGLKALFVLESGFGADTGQVSRAGTMFGRQAYVGLQSNRLGEITLGRQNTSMYETLGNFMPAKFAPLFEPSVALLGGTASGGGLDNAVKYTAVAGPLTAKAHYSFGAGLSRFGLTPVAGQGAGETPGHAKDNTAYGAGLMYLGAGLGLAATYDQWNPAFTPGSTGTSKKLALAASYELGRTKWMAGYRWGQNKDATGRALVRDDFWWAGVNFSATPAVTLTLGYYYDDRKTLKTNSAQPDVNPVNPWQLNFIADYALSKRTDIYLTVGYARNSGLNLDSPAIGFANGAFLGEGANSQTGIAAGIRHKF from the coding sequence GTGAAAGGAAAGATCTACTTTGCGAGTGGTGCCGCGTTGACGCTCGCTATCGGCAGCACGGGCATGGCCTATGCCCAATCGAGCGTGACAATATATGGCGTCATCGACGTGCCGGTCGAGTATGTCAACCACCAGGCGCAGATTGCGCCAGTGATCAACCCTGTCACTGGGGCTGTAACCCGACAGCCCGGGGGCAACAAGTTCTCCCTGGAAACGGCCGGCGGCATGTCGGGCTCACGTTGGGGGATACGTGGCGTAGAAGATTTGGGTACAGGCCTCAAGGCGTTGTTTGTCCTCGAGAGCGGCTTTGGGGCCGACACGGGACAAGTGTCGCGAGCAGGAACCATGTTCGGAAGGCAGGCGTACGTTGGCCTGCAAAGCAATCGACTTGGCGAGATCACGCTCGGCCGGCAGAACACCAGCATGTATGAAACACTGGGAAATTTCATGCCGGCCAAGTTCGCCCCCTTGTTCGAGCCCTCGGTTGCTTTGCTTGGCGGAACGGCCAGTGGCGGAGGGCTGGACAATGCCGTGAAGTACACCGCAGTCGCAGGGCCGCTCACGGCGAAAGCGCACTACAGCTTTGGGGCAGGACTGAGCAGATTCGGCCTGACTCCCGTTGCCGGGCAAGGCGCAGGGGAAACACCCGGGCATGCCAAGGACAATACCGCCTACGGTGCTGGCCTGATGTACCTGGGAGCAGGCCTTGGCCTCGCCGCCACCTATGATCAATGGAATCCTGCGTTCACGCCGGGAAGCACTGGCACGTCAAAGAAGCTGGCTCTGGCCGCAAGCTATGAGCTGGGCCGGACAAAGTGGATGGCCGGCTATCGCTGGGGACAAAACAAGGACGCTACGGGCCGCGCCTTGGTGCGTGATGATTTCTGGTGGGCCGGCGTCAATTTCAGCGCCACGCCTGCCGTGACACTGACGTTGGGTTACTACTACGACGATCGCAAGACGTTGAAGACCAACTCCGCACAGCCTGATGTCAATCCGGTGAACCCGTGGCAATTGAACTTCATCGCCGACTACGCGCTTTCTAAACGTACCGACATATATCTGACAGTTGGCTACGCGAGGAATTCCGGACTGAACCTTGATTCCCCGGCAATCGGGTTCGCAAACGGTGCATTCCTTGGCGAGGGAGCGAACAGCCAGACAGGCATTGCGGCTGGCATCCGTCACAAGTTCTAA
- a CDS encoding TetR/AcrR family transcriptional regulator has protein sequence MQLRRRDQTIRGTLLRKLEMRVVRQAQQGRSEKTRAEILGIALEQFSTRGFDAVSLREIAEMAGVNHAMIRYYFGGKESLWRESVTYLFDRFAQEIAPPLRGAQGYSRKQRRSTSATMSAIARATRNTPA, from the coding sequence ATGCAGCTTCGCCGGCGTGATCAGACCATTCGGGGCACCCTACTGAGGAAATTGGAGATGCGGGTTGTCAGGCAGGCACAGCAGGGACGAAGTGAAAAGACTCGCGCCGAGATACTTGGCATTGCACTGGAGCAGTTCTCGACGCGTGGGTTCGACGCGGTGAGTCTGCGCGAGATCGCGGAAATGGCGGGTGTCAATCACGCCATGATTCGTTACTACTTCGGCGGCAAGGAGAGCCTCTGGCGCGAAAGCGTGACCTATTTGTTCGACCGGTTCGCGCAAGAAATCGCGCCACCACTTCGTGGCGCACAGGGATACTCCCGGAAGCAGCGAAGGAGTACATCCGCAACTATGTCCGCTATTGCGCGCGCCACCCGGAACACGCCCGCCTGA
- a CDS encoding alpha/beta hydrolase fold domain-containing protein, with amino-acid sequence MSTVPLHAADFRRLPPAVIAVAGHDPLCEEGIAYAERLVAAGVPVQLRRFDDMFHPFFGFFEASASARCANDEICRAFRAWLRQHTVSVSP; translated from the coding sequence GTGTCCACCGTCCCCCTTCATGCCGCGGACTTCCGTCGCTTGCCCCCCGCCGTGATTGCAGTGGCCGGACACGATCCGCTCTGCGAAGAGGGGATTGCCTACGCGGAGCGTCTTGTCGCTGCAGGGGTGCCTGTCCAGTTGCGCCGCTTTGACGACATGTTCCATCCATTCTTTGGTTTCTTCGAAGCATCAGCATCGGCCCGTTGCGCCAACGATGAGATTTGCCGCGCCTTCAGGGCGTGGCTCCGGCAACACACAGTCTCTGTTTCACCGTGA
- a CDS encoding alpha/beta hydrolase — MRTAIMAGRERNPLPVVGSVEDCLAAHEGAYVPVRVYRPCGASPTLATVVFFHGGGFVLGSVELMDDIARKLCRDLNAVVVSVDYRLAPEHPFPAAHDDALTATLWAICNVAALGGDAAQVAVAGESAGGNLAASTALMLRDRGVHLTAQLLVVPGVDMARDTLRIEAVRNDFPMLSPGDLRDISRLYMGANSALAGMCPPSPFMPRTSVACPPP, encoded by the coding sequence ATGCGCACCGCCATCATGGCTGGACGGGAGCGCAATCCTTTGCCAGTTGTCGGCTCCGTCGAGGATTGCCTTGCTGCCCACGAGGGCGCGTATGTTCCGGTGCGGGTTTATCGCCCGTGCGGCGCGTCGCCGACGCTGGCAACGGTTGTGTTCTTCCACGGGGGCGGTTTTGTACTGGGCAGCGTCGAGCTGATGGATGACATTGCGCGCAAGCTTTGCCGTGATTTGAACGCTGTTGTCGTGTCGGTTGACTACCGGCTGGCACCCGAGCACCCGTTTCCCGCCGCGCATGACGATGCACTGACGGCAACGCTATGGGCCATCTGCAACGTCGCCGCGCTCGGGGGCGACGCTGCGCAAGTTGCGGTGGCCGGCGAGAGCGCCGGCGGCAACCTGGCGGCATCGACCGCGCTGATGCTGCGGGATCGCGGTGTACACCTCACCGCGCAACTGCTCGTCGTGCCCGGCGTCGACATGGCCCGTGACACGCTCCGGATCGAAGCCGTGCGCAACGACTTCCCGATGCTGTCGCCAGGCGATTTGCGCGATATTTCACGACTGTACATGGGCGCAAACTCAGCGCTGGCTGGCATGTGTCCACCGTCCCCCTTCATGCCGCGGACTTCCGTCGCTTGCCCCCCGCCGTGA